Sequence from the Candidatus Polarisedimenticolia bacterium genome:
CGGTTGGATGTGAACTCCTTCGGCGGGATTGCCGCCTTCACCGCCCAGCGGCGCGGGTTGCGCGGGGTCGTCCTGGACGGCGTGACGCGCGATGTGGACGAGATGCGGGTGCTCGATTTCCCCGCCTACGGCCGCGGCGTCGTGCAGCAGTCGATCCGCGGACGCTGCGCCTTCGGAGGCTTCGGGGATCCGATATCGCTGGCGGGCGTGCCCGTGAGGCGCGGCGATTTCGTGGCGGCGGACGAGAACGGCGTCGTCGTCCTGCCGCACGAGCAGGCTGCCGAGCTGGTGGGCCTGGCGCGCGCCTGCGCCGAGGCCGAGGAAGCCTTGAGGCGCTCCATCGCCGAGGGCCTCGATCCGGTGGAAGCCCACCGGCGCGCGAGCTACGAAGATCCCGGACGGCGTCGATCATGAAAGAAATCTTCGCAGGGGCGGTCCTGGGGTTTACGCTGGCGGCGCCGCCCGGCCCGGTGATGGCGGTCATGGCCACGGCCGCCTCGCGCGGCCGCAGCCGCGAATCGCTGCTGACGGCGCTGGGCGCGATTACCGCCGACGCCATTTGGCTGTCGCTGGTGACGCTGGGCTTCATCACTTTCCTCGGGGATCGGCCGCGGATCGTGGGGATCCTGGGGCTGGGCGGCGCCGGATTGCTCTTCTGGATGGCCTGGGGGGCGCTGCGCGCGGCGCGCGCGGGGGTGCAGGAGACGGCGTTGCGCGGCTCGTACCGCCTTGGGCTTCTGACCGTCCTCACCAGTCCCTTTTCTTTTGCCTGGTGGATGGCGAACGGGGCGTTGCTGCTGGCGACCCTGAAGTGGGGGGGCGTGGCGGGGATGTTCGTAGCGCTGGTGATCTACAGCATCGCCATCACTCAGGCGTTCCGCTGGATGGGGAGCAGGTTCCGTCACACCGCCGCGGCCATCGCCTACGTCAGCGTGGTGATGCTCGCCGGCTTCGGCATCTACGTCGCCCTGCGCAGCCTGGAGCTGCTGCGGGCCTGATCCGTCCGGGATGCCGGCACGGCAGTCCGGACCGATTCACGAGGAATCTCCGCATGCCGACCGAAAAAGATCCCTCCTCGGCGCGCTTCCTGCGCGCCTGCCGCCGGGAGGCGACCGACTGCACGCCGATCTGGATCATGCGGCAGGCGGGGCGCTACCTTCCCGAGTACCGCAAGCTGCGCGAGCGCCATGCCATGCTCGACCTGGCGAAGCAGCCGGATCTGGCGGCGCAGGTGACTCTGATGCCGGTGCGCCGCTTCGCGCTCGATGCGGCGATCCTCTTCTCCGATATCATGGTGCCGGCTTGGGGGCTGGGGGTCCCGTTCCGCATCGAGGAGAACGTCGGCCCCGTGATCGACGATCCCCTCCGGACGGAAAAGCAGATCCGCGCCCTGCGTGTCTTCGACGCGGTGCGCGACGCCGGCTTCGTCCTCGAGTCGATCCGGCTGATACGGGGCGAGCTGGGCGGCAAGGTGCCGCTCATCGGCTTTGCAGGCGCGCCCTTCACCCTGGCTAGCTATCTTATCGAGGGTCGCTCCCCACGCCGCTTCCGCTGGACCAAGGCGATGATGCTGGACGCGCCGGAGCTGTGGGAGCCCCTGATGAGACACCTGGCCGACACCGTGGTCGCCTATCTCGAAGCCCAGGCGGAGGCGGGAGCGCAGGCGCTGCAAATCTTCGACAGCTGGGCGGGGAACCTGTCGCCGGGCCAGTACGAGCGCTTCGCGGCGCCCTACTCGAGGCGCGTGTTCGAGGCCCTGCGCCCTCTGGGAGTTCCACTCATCCATTTCGGCACCGAGACGTCGATGCTCTTGAGCGCCATGGCGCTGGCGGGCGGGGACGTGGTGGGAGCCGACTGGCGGATCCCTCTGGACGAGGCCTGGACGAAGATCGGGTCCGACCGGGCCATCCAGGGAAACCTGGATCCGGCGGTGCTCTTCGCCAATGCGAACGTGATACGCGCCGAAGCGCAGGACGTCCTGAATCGCGCCGGCGGCCGGCCGGGTCACATCTTCAACCTTGGCCACGGCATCCTTCCCGAGACCCCCGTGGACGCCGTCGCCACGCTCGTCGACTTCGTCCACGAAGCTTCACGTCCGGCGAAATCCTGAGAAGCCTCGAAAGGATAGGGCCTAGAGAGCCTGGCGGCTGCGCGGCTCGCCGCCGGCGAGGATCGCCTTGACGTCGCCGACGAGATAAAGGGACCCGGTGATGCAGATGACATCGTCCGGTCCGGCTTCGGCGTAGGCGGTGGACAGCGCCGCGCCCAGGCTGGGGGCGGCGAGCACCGAGCCGTGATAGCGCCGCGCCAATCCTTCGAGAATGCGTGGATCGGCAGCCCGCGGCGTCTCGGCGCGCGCCAGGATGACCCGGGAGGCGCAGCGGAAAAGCGGCTCCATGATCCCGGGCAGGTCCTTGTCCTGCATCGCCCCGAAGATCATGATGATCTTCCTGCCCGAAGAGGTGTACTGCTCCACCAGGTGGCCGTGCAGCGCCTGGGCGGCCGCGGGGTTGTGCGCGCCGTCCAGCAGGACCGTCGGACGCTCGGCGACCACCTCGCAGCGCGCCGGCCAGGTCGCTGACGCCAGTCCGCGGCCGATGCTCTCATCCGAGATCCGCTCCCGGAAGCCGGGCAGCGCGGTCGCCGCCGCGGCCGCCAGGACGGCGTTGGTCCACTGGTGCCTCCCCGGCAGCGGCAGCGCGATCGATTCGATGCGCCGAGACGGCTGCGCCCCCGCCACGAGCGTCAGCGTCCCTCCCGCCCCCTCCAGGCTGCGCCAGATGCGCTCCGATTCGACCAGCGCAGCGCCGCGCACCGCCGTCACCCGGCGCAGCACTTCCATCACCTCGGGATGCTGCGGCGCCGTGATCGCTCGGCTCTCCGTCTTGAGGATCCCCGACTTCTCGGCGGCGATGTCCTGCAGCGTGTCCCCCAGGATGTCGCGGTGATCGAGATCGATCGGCGTGAACAGGCACGTGATGGCGTCCACGACGCTGGTGGCGTCGAGACGTCCCCCCATCCCGACCTCAAGGACGGCCAGCTCGATGCGCTGCTCCTGGAAGTGGCGGAATGCCATCGCCGTAGTGGTCTCGAAGAAGGAGGGGTGCGATTCCTCCTTACGGAACAGCTCGCTTCCATCGATGCAGGCGCGCAGCTCGGTGGCGAGGCGGGCGACCTCCGCCGGGCCAATCTCGGTACCGTCCACGACGATACGCTCCTCGAAGCGCACCAGGTGGGGCGAGGTGTAGACTCCTGCGCGGATCCCGGCCTGCTTCAGGATCGCCGCCAGGAAGGCCGCGGTGGATCCCTTGCCGTTGGTCCCGGCAATCAGCACCGAGGGGTAGGCCTCCTGCGGGTTCCCCATCGCCTCCAGCAGGGAGCGCACGGTGATCGTCCCCATGCGGGCGCCGAGGCGCTGCAGAGAGAAGAGGTAATCGAGCGATTCGGAATGGTTCATGGAGGCGGGAACCCGCTCAGCCGGCGGGAACGGCCGCCGGGGGCGGCGCCGGCGCAGGGACGGCGGGATTGGCCATGAACCGCAGGCACTGGATCAGCGTCTCGCGCATCCGGGAGCGCTCCACCACGAAATCGAGCATGCCGTGCTCCAGCAGGAACTCGCTGCGCTGGAAGCCTTCCGGGAGCTTTTCGCGGATCGTCTGCTCGATCACCCGCGGCCCCGCGAAGCCGATGAGCGCCTTGGGCTCGGCGACGATCAGATCGCCGAGCATGGCGTAGGATGCGGTGACGCCGCCGGTGGTCGGGTCGGTGAGGATGGAGATGAACGGAACGCGCGCCTCGTCGAGGCGGGCAAGTGCCGCGCTGATTTTGGCCATCTGCATGAGTGAAAGGCACCCCTCCTGCATGCGGGCGCCGCCGGAGCAGGAGATCACGATCAGCGGAATGCGCTCTTCCAGGGCGCGCTCGGCCGCGCGCGTCACCTTCTCGCCCACCACCGATCCCATGCTGCCGCCCATGAAGCGGTATTCCATGGCCGAGACCATGACCTGGTAGCCGCCCAGCGTGCCGCGCACGTTGATGACCGCGTCGGTCATGCCGGTGCGCTCACGGTACTCCTGCAGCCGGTCGCGGTAAGGCTTGGTGTCGACGAACTTGAGCGGGTCCACCGAGTAGATGTCGGTGTCCACCTCCTGGTATCGCCCTTCGTCAAGCAGCGCCGTCAGCCGCTCGAGGGCCGAGATGCGGAAGTGGTAGTTGCACTTGGGGCAGACATTGGCGTTCCGCAGGACTTCCTTCTTGTAGATGATCTCCTTGCAGCCGTCGCACTTGACCCACAGCCCCTCGGGAACGCGCTGCTGCTTGTTCTCGACGATCGTCTTGGGCTTCTTGATTTTCTTGAACCAGGCCATGGTCCATCCGAGGATGAAAGCGTCCGCGCTTCGTGCAGGGATCCTAGCAGAGCGATTTTGACAGCGTCAACGAACGAGCGGCCGGCGATATTCCCGGGCTCGTCAGGTTGCCGCCGCCTCCGGCTTCATGCTCTGATGAGCTCTGCATTGGCTTCCACAGGGGAGAAGGCATGAGCCGGGCGGAAGACGCAGCGCCTGAGAACCGCTACTACGCTCCGGGGTCGGAGCGCGCGGAGAAGGTGCGCCTGCTCTTTTCAACCATCGCCCGGCGCTACGACCGGGTCAATGACTGGATGAGCTGGGGGATGCACCGCCGCTGGAAGCGCCGGCTGGTCGGATCGATCGCGCCGCGTGCCGGGGGCAGGGTGCTCGATCTCTGCTGCGGGACGGGGGATGTCGCGCGCGCCCTCGCGGCCCAGCCGGGCAGGATGCAGGTGGTGGGACTGGATTTCACCCCCGAGATGCTCGAGGTCGCGCGGCAGGCCACGCCGCCCGGTCTCGCCGTCCGTTATGAGCAGGGAGATGCGCTGTCACTTCCCTTCCCCGATGCGTCGTTCGATGCCGTGACCTGCGCCTATGGTCTGCGGAATCTCGCCGATCTGGACCGCGGCCTGCGCGAAGCTTTTCGCGTCCTGCGCCCCTCGGGCAGACTGGCCAGCCTGGAGTTTGGACGCCCGCGGCATCCTGTCCTCTCATGGATCTATTTCGCCTATCTCCGGATGATGCTGCCGCTGTTCGGCCTGATTTACTTTCGCGATCCGCAGACATACGGCTACATCTTCATGTCGGTGTCGAAGTTTCCGGACCAGCGGGAGCTGGCGCAGCGGATGCGCGCGGCGGGTTTCACCCGCGTGGAGGTCCACGACGTCATGGCCGGGGCGATGGGAATCTGCATCGCCGAGAAGGCCGGCACGGAAGACGTCGCGCCTGCTGAAATCGTTCCGCTGCCGGCGCCGAGGCCTGTATGAGCGCCGCCCCACCTTCCGCCACTCCCACCGCGACGCGCCGCCTGGCCGAGCGCTTCCTCGGAACCGGATTGCGCCCCGCCGCCTACCGAATCCTGGGAAGGACCGGCTTGTCGGTCTCCGCCCTCGGGTTCGGATCGTATCGGGTCGACACGCACCATCCCGAGCATCGTGAGGCCCTCGACGCCGCCCTCGATCGGGGCTGCAACCTCCTGGACACCTCGACGAATTACACCGACGGCGAGAGCGAGTCGTGCCTGGGTGCCGTACTGGCCGGAGGAGTCTCGGCGGGCCGGCTGGAGCGCGAAGAAATCGTCGTGGTCTCGAAGATTGGCTATGTCCAGGGAGGAAATCTGACCCTCGCCCGGCAGCGCGAGGCGGCGGGCGACCCTTTCCCCGAGATGGTGAAGGTCTCGCCGGGCTGCTGGCATTGCGTCCATCCGCGTTTTCTCGAGGACCAGCTGGGGCGCTCGCTGGCGCGGCTTGGCCTGCAGAAGCTGGATGTCTGCCTCCTCCACAATCCCGAATACTTCCTGGAGCAGGCGCACCGCAAGGGAGAGCCGGTCGAATCGGCGCGCGAGGAGTTCTACCGGCGGATGCGGCAGGCCTTCTCCCATCTCGAGCGGGAAGTCGAGGCGGGACGGACCGCATGGTACGGCGTGTCCTCGAACTCGTTCGGCGCCGATCCCGCCGATCCCGAGGCCACCTCGCTGGGGAAAATGCTCGAGGCGGCGCGCCGGGCGGCGGTCGATGCGGGCCTTCCTCCCGAAGAGCATCACTTCGCCGTCGCCCAGCTCCCCATGAACCTGTACGAGCACGGACCCTTGACGATGCTGAAAGAAGGGACGGGGAATCTCTCGACGCTCCGACTGGCGAGCCAGGAAGACATCGGCATCCTGGTGAATCGTCCTTTGAACGCGTTCCACCAGGGGGAGCTGATTCGTCTCGCCGAC
This genomic interval carries:
- a CDS encoding RraA family protein; the protein is MNQAEILRWIWELSVCNLSDALDRLGIAGAPRGLVPLWHGCGKVAGRAMTMKLVDSGDESPVEGTLRAITTAGKGDLLVIDHGGRLDVNSFGGIAAFTAQRRGLRGVVLDGVTRDVDEMRVLDFPAYGRGVVQQSIRGRCAFGGFGDPISLAGVPVRRGDFVAADENGVVVLPHEQAAELVGLARACAEAEEALRRSIAEGLDPVEAHRRASYEDPGRRRS
- a CDS encoding LysE family transporter; the protein is MKEIFAGAVLGFTLAAPPGPVMAVMATAASRGRSRESLLTALGAITADAIWLSLVTLGFITFLGDRPRIVGILGLGGAGLLFWMAWGALRAARAGVQETALRGSYRLGLLTVLTSPFSFAWWMANGALLLATLKWGGVAGMFVALVIYSIAITQAFRWMGSRFRHTAAAIAYVSVVMLAGFGIYVALRSLELLRA
- the hemE gene encoding uroporphyrinogen decarboxylase, with amino-acid sequence MPTEKDPSSARFLRACRREATDCTPIWIMRQAGRYLPEYRKLRERHAMLDLAKQPDLAAQVTLMPVRRFALDAAILFSDIMVPAWGLGVPFRIEENVGPVIDDPLRTEKQIRALRVFDAVRDAGFVLESIRLIRGELGGKVPLIGFAGAPFTLASYLIEGRSPRRFRWTKAMMLDAPELWEPLMRHLADTVVAYLEAQAEAGAQALQIFDSWAGNLSPGQYERFAAPYSRRVFEALRPLGVPLIHFGTETSMLLSAMALAGGDVVGADWRIPLDEAWTKIGSDRAIQGNLDPAVLFANANVIRAEAQDVLNRAGGRPGHIFNLGHGILPETPVDAVATLVDFVHEASRPAKS
- a CDS encoding folylpolyglutamate synthase/dihydrofolate synthase family protein, yielding MNHSESLDYLFSLQRLGARMGTITVRSLLEAMGNPQEAYPSVLIAGTNGKGSTAAFLAAILKQAGIRAGVYTSPHLVRFEERIVVDGTEIGPAEVARLATELRACIDGSELFRKEESHPSFFETTTAMAFRHFQEQRIELAVLEVGMGGRLDATSVVDAITCLFTPIDLDHRDILGDTLQDIAAEKSGILKTESRAITAPQHPEVMEVLRRVTAVRGAALVESERIWRSLEGAGGTLTLVAGAQPSRRIESIALPLPGRHQWTNAVLAAAAATALPGFRERISDESIGRGLASATWPARCEVVAERPTVLLDGAHNPAAAQALHGHLVEQYTSSGRKIIMIFGAMQDKDLPGIMEPLFRCASRVILARAETPRAADPRILEGLARRYHGSVLAAPSLGAALSTAYAEAGPDDVICITGSLYLVGDVKAILAGGEPRSRQAL
- the accD gene encoding acetyl-CoA carboxylase, carboxyltransferase subunit beta, with translation MAWFKKIKKPKTIVENKQQRVPEGLWVKCDGCKEIIYKKEVLRNANVCPKCNYHFRISALERLTALLDEGRYQEVDTDIYSVDPLKFVDTKPYRDRLQEYRERTGMTDAVINVRGTLGGYQVMVSAMEYRFMGGSMGSVVGEKVTRAAERALEERIPLIVISCSGGARMQEGCLSLMQMAKISAALARLDEARVPFISILTDPTTGGVTASYAMLGDLIVAEPKALIGFAGPRVIEQTIREKLPEGFQRSEFLLEHGMLDFVVERSRMRETLIQCLRFMANPAVPAPAPPPAAVPAG
- the ubiE gene encoding bifunctional demethylmenaquinone methyltransferase/2-methoxy-6-polyprenyl-1,4-benzoquinol methylase UbiE; protein product: MSRAEDAAPENRYYAPGSERAEKVRLLFSTIARRYDRVNDWMSWGMHRRWKRRLVGSIAPRAGGRVLDLCCGTGDVARALAAQPGRMQVVGLDFTPEMLEVARQATPPGLAVRYEQGDALSLPFPDASFDAVTCAYGLRNLADLDRGLREAFRVLRPSGRLASLEFGRPRHPVLSWIYFAYLRMMLPLFGLIYFRDPQTYGYIFMSVSKFPDQRELAQRMRAAGFTRVEVHDVMAGAMGICIAEKAGTEDVAPAEIVPLPAPRPV
- a CDS encoding aldo/keto reductase, with translation MSAAPPSATPTATRRLAERFLGTGLRPAAYRILGRTGLSVSALGFGSYRVDTHHPEHREALDAALDRGCNLLDTSTNYTDGESESCLGAVLAGGVSAGRLEREEIVVVSKIGYVQGGNLTLARQREAAGDPFPEMVKVSPGCWHCVHPRFLEDQLGRSLARLGLQKLDVCLLHNPEYFLEQAHRKGEPVESAREEFYRRMRQAFSHLEREVEAGRTAWYGVSSNSFGADPADPEATSLGKMLEAARRAAVDAGLPPEEHHFAVAQLPMNLYEHGPLTMLKEGTGNLSTLRLASQEDIGILVNRPLNAFHQGELIRLADFPDQAPALTFKEALAKVSAREREFDAEIGARLQSEGGGPVPRLFDWGQQLEGLEGRATSVEHWDAIQEQQILPRLYHAVEALRAQLPEEAAAFFEPWLQGYLPALSDLLALFRSQAAERSRRRSTAIAARLDPHLPPPLRGQTLSRKALHCVASVSGVTCVLNGMRRGEYVADAMEILKWDPLAGAEALFRLP